The DNA segment AAGTAACATTCATTGTAGACTAGTACAATTAAGTCCGGAACACACGAAAACATCACAAAATACAAACTAATAAAAAAGGCTTGTGATATTCAACATATGCATCACGAACAAACACAATAAAGTCAATATTCAACAAAGTTTCTACTCTCAATGTCATCAATTTCATCTCTTAGCACAAACAGAACCAAATTTCAAAAGCATTGCTCATACAGCCAAGATTATGAATTACCACAAATTATACCGTTTTGCATTCTAATTGCCAAAAAAATGAAAACCCAAACCCTTGAAAACCACTTCACCAGTGAACAGCTCGACCGTTGTAAGCAGGTATCCACCTGTTTGGTTCTGAAATAGTTTTAACACCCCAACCAGCCTGGCCGCCAGATCGGTTCCTGATTTTCGCAGTCTGTCGTGGTCCGAACTCACTATGCCTGGGTTGGCCTGAACAAGCGCCTGGGTCAACCAACATCCGGCTTGAGGTTCTCACTTGGGTGGCGCCCAAGTAAAGACACCTTGCTCAGATAGGTTTGAGGTGCTTGGGTCTCGCCTCGCCAAGCACTTGCTAGCAAAACTGGTGTCAGTATAACATATGCAGATATGATCTAGAATCCAAATTCTTCAACTAAAGTACAAAATTAAGTAATCTCTATCACTGAAAGAAACaagattttatgaatttttttatgctTATATCGTTTTCAACTTCAAAGTAACCTAACCTTGTGACAGTTACATTTATGAATAATGTGATTTCATATTGTGTGTGATAGGATGGATCATAGGAATGTATGAAAACTGATTGTCTATGTAAAGCTTGTATGACAGAACCTATTCTTTCTTGTATAAGGTCTCCAAGAAATACCTTAGAACCATGAAGAGTTTCACAATAATCCTGTCAATCATATATTTGGCTTGGCTATTTGGGTATAAAAAATATGACGAAAGTTTCAGCTCAGAAAAGCAAAACATTCTATATTTAGTTCATCCACAGATCCAGATAGAAGACAGATTAAGTCACTGCAAAAAATTACATCTAGAGGACAATAATATGATAATTTCACTAACCAGAGTAGGATGCAAGTTCTAAACAATGAATAACAAACCATCTATAATtcacagaaatcaagaaaaattcttttatTTTGCTCTACCAGGAAACTGGTTCAGCTAGCATCCTTGAGCCTTTTTATTAAAGCATCTAATGATTTCTGCTTTGGATTCTGCCTTGCACCCCTTGTGCCAAAAGTTCCAAATAGCCGATCTGATGATTCCCTGAACTTCTCAGTTACTGTGATCACCTTCTTGTAGTTGAGCTTGTTGTAGCTCCTTTCCGTGATCACTGGGTTAAGGAAATTCTCAGGGTTGTTACACATGAGCAGATTAACCAACTGTCTTGCCTCTAACAATGCAAGCTTTAACTCATTAGCAACGAAATCATCAGAATCAGTAAACAAGCGAGATTGGTCGTCTGCAAATGACTCAAACCTCTTAAGATCAACATCAATTCCCATCACTGCATTCAAATTAAACCTCTTGACAGTGTCACTAAGGAAAAGACCCATGATAGTGTTAGATATATAGGTCAAGACACCCTGAAGTATCCGTCGAAGGACTTGGATGGGCAGTATCTGAAGTGCTGTAGAAACCAATGTCTCAAGGTATATTATCACCTCATTGGAGTACTCATTCCCACTCGGGGGTGGGCTGTCCGCCATCCAACTAATACTGTCTGTCAGCATCATGAAATCATTGATCTTCTTCCTTAGCAGCCCCAGAAGGAGCTCCTCTGTTGCGATGCGAGACTTCTTCAAAGGAAACTCCCTTCTTACCTTCTCTGCTATGCGCAGTGGAATGCCTGAAAGCTGGGCTGCATGGCGAAACAAGAAGTTGCAGGCCTGCTCCAAGATGACCATATTGGCAGCCACCTGCATTGCCTGGGAGACACCAAGACTCCTGGATTCGATGTGGTGTAGAATGGATCCATCAACGACCTCACCCAGGAGTCTCTCAAGGTACTTCTTGACGATAGGGTAGATGTCAAGCTGCCCACCGTGAGACATGAAGCTAATCGAGTCCTTGATGAAGGACCGGCAGATGACGCAGAGGTCAGGGACGCTGGAGGAGAAGGAGGCGACGTAGGGAAAGGCTGGGGTGATTTCAGATGTCTGTATCTGAAAGGAGAGCACGTTCTTGGAATACTCGAACTCCGTTTTCATAAGCATCTGCTCAAACTTGTCGGCGGCAAGGGTCTCAGACACCTGGCGGCGGCAGTCGGAGAGGAGAAGGTCATGGTATTTGTCGCGGTGCTTGGAGAGAACGTCAAGTAGGGGGTCGACCGAGTAACAGTAACGGTGGAGTGTGACGCCGAGGAGGCTGACGTAGTCCTTGATGAGGAGGAAGTGGTTAGCCGTTTGCATCCGGGAGAACTGGTCCTCGAGCACTGACACCATCTTGGTAATGGCGATTTCCCAGAGGGCGTCAACATCGGGCGGTGCGATGAGGCCGCCGCCAGTGCAGAGGATGCGGTCCTCGACGATGAAGAATCCGACGATCTGTGCGAAGAAGATCTGGTGCGACTCGAGGAAGGGAGTCAAGGAGGAGACCTGGAAGTCAGAGGTGAGTTGCAGTTTGCGGTTCTCGAAGTAGTACCGCCGGAAGCGCTCCTCGAGGCCGAGGGTCGTGTGGATGTGATGGGCACGGTAAAGAGGGATGAGATCGAGGATCGAAGCTTCGCCATCAGAGAGGGCCGCGGCGAGGTCGTCGGAGTCGTCGCCAGAccagtcgtcctcctcctcctccaggcGGAGGGAGTATGGATGGTCGCGGAAGATAGAGGTAGTGATGGTGGAGCCGGAGCGAATACCTTGCTCTTCGGCCTGGCGCTGGCGGGCAGCAGAGGCGCGGTCGATGGCGATCTGGCCGAGGTGGCGGCTGGCGACGCGGATCTGGACCATCCAGTCGGAGAACTCCTCGAAGATCTTCCGCTCGACGTGGGCATGGACAGCGGGAATGAGGCTGACGAGCATGCGGCGGATGGTGGGGTGGGGAGCGGCTTGGAGCAGGTCACGTTCCGCGGCTGCGATGGCGCGGAGCGCGAGGTAGAGGCGATCAGCGGCGAGATGCTCGTTGGCGCGGGCGAGGAGGGCGAAGAGGCGGGAGCAGAGGCGAGCAGCGCGGATGGCGGCGGTGAGGTTGTCGGCGACGGAGCGGGCCTCGAGGTAGGCGTCAAGTGCTGCAAGTAGGGGGCCGACGGTAGACTGGACGGCGGCATTGGAGTCGGCAAGGGCAGACTTGAGGGAGTCGACGTCGGAGAGGAGGGAGCGGAGGTCGTCGACGGCACCCATAAAGTCCTGGTAGTGGGCCTTGCACACGTCCTCGATTTCCACCTCCTTGGACCGTGCGAAGTGATGGAGGGAGGACAGAAGCGCCTCGGGCCGCCCGGACGCGAAGGCCCGGCGCACGAAGGGTCCTAGGTCCTCTCCGTTACGGATCGCCGTGGACAGCTGCGCCTGCTCCACCTCCGTCGCCCCCTCGCCGCCTCCCACCGCCGCCATTGCCGATGAATCCGGTGCCACCTTCCGCCGCATCGATCAGCCCTCGTTTTAGCCCTCGATAGAGAGGGAGGGAAGGAGTCATGCGCTCGTCCGACTTGCGTATAAGACGGGAGGACTCTGCCTGCTTCCCCAACAGTGGAAACAGAGTTATTGGAATGACGAAAGCACCCCTTTGAGTCCGGCTCGCCCGGGGCCCGCGTGCGGAGGACGAGGGCCGCGTCATGACTCGGGTCTCGACGCGTTTAAGACGCCGCGGGTGAGGCCGCCTTAATACATGCCTTCGTCGAACGGGACCCACCGATCAAGCAGCAGAATTGACAAAAGTCATACGAAAATTTATATGcaagagaaaaatataataaaataaatcaaataaaaagttTATCTTTAAATCCTCTTTCCCCAATTGCATCcatgtatttatttattagttctaataaatacaaaaatctgaagaatgagatttttttttttccaatggaAGGAGAAGGTGTTGCATCAAATTTAAGtacttttgaagccagaaaataggAATAAATCAAAGATGGAAAAGCTTGGGGATTCAGAAGGATCTCATGGAACCAATATGGAGAGCAAAGATGATGGGTTGATGGATCTGATATGGACTTCACAATAGAGCAAACTCAACTAAGAAAATTACTACCTTTGGCTATATCAATTAGAACTCAAGTTCAATCTTGGACTAATTCTGATCATCTAAAACATAATCTTATATCATGCCTATGGTCATTTAAAATCTCCTATATTCTAAAACATGGAAATGCAACATACTTTGCTttacaataaataaaaaaatatagagcATTATAGACAAATTAGGAATGATCTTAATTTATTCCAACAATCATTTAAGATTTTGTCATTTTTACCTTTTAATAATACACATCATCCTATGGTCTTGTAAAATCTCCTATATTCCAAAACATTGAACCTAATAAGGGTTAGGTGATTTTACTGCACTCTCTAGTAAATCTTGGGAAACACCTAATAAAGAGAACACAAAAAAGGCATCAGTCGACAATTTGTCACTCCTAGATACAACCATTTTAAGGATAAACCACTAAAGGTATATGGAAAACTGTGCTAACCAGAGACTTGAAAACCAGAGGAGAAAGCAGATAAAACAGTAAACAGTATGATGCATGTAATCTGAAGTCAATATTGTAGCATAGTAAAGAAGAATTTTAAGAGACAATTTAAGATggcaaatgcaaaccaaagatcaagGAAGGTCAAAATTAACAAACCTTGTGATCTCTGTACTCTGATATGGGAAAGATGATATCATAAGGAATTATACTGTTCTTCGATAATCCAGAAAATAATTCATAGAAGAAAGAAATATCTGATCATACAACCTGAGAAGCTGAGCAAGATACATCCCAAATCctcaaaaaaattatgtttcactAATCTGCCAAGACCAAAAAGTAATCTCTTATAATAAACCAACTAAAATTTTTGGTGACACTTTTAATAAAACATATCACTGGTAAACCCACCTTGCCTTCAATATGTTCTCTGTCTTACTGCTAGCATTGGTTAACCAGAAAGCACATCTTTGAACTTGAGGAAAGTAGTATCAGTCAACTCCACAATCACCAATAATCCCCACAAGAACATGCCCCATCCTTGAAATGATGAAACCGATTGATATCTCTAAGTATTATCTCCGTGGAAACAATCTTGCATATGAACTTGAATGCTGTGTGGCAATCTCTACACACTCGAAGATTTTTCTTCACTCTAATTGGAACTCCAGCTGGAGTACTGATCAATGCAAATGCAACAGCAAGCTTCTCACTGTGATGAGAAAGGAGAACTTCCTTCTCCCCTGGTTCCACATCATGGAGATCGGTCTCAACCATAGGAACATATCCAGCTTTTCTCATTAGGTCCCCAAGCTCTTCTAGCTTAGCATATATCTCAGCTGTCCTATCATGACTTCTATCCCCCACTATGAAAGTATAAATTTTGTCTTTCATTTCAACCCAACTCATTGCGGGCTCCTTCTTCACCCTGCTATCTTTCATCAACCTTCTGACTTTGGCAACATTGTCCCACATGCTTGCTGAAGCATACATGTTTGCAAGCAGCACATGTGTTCCAGACTTCTCAGGCTCAAGGGCAAAGAGCATCTCAGCTGCTTGTTTACCCAATTCTATATTTCCATGAACCCTAGAAGCCCCTAAGAGTGCTCCCCATACTGAAGCATTGGCTTCAAAAGGCATACGATGCACGAGTTCCATTGCTTCATTTAATCTACCAGCACGCCCAAGAAGGTCAATCATGCATGCATAATGCTCTTGTGTTCGTTGAACCCCATACATCTCTTCCATCAGATCAAAATATTGTTTTGCCTCATCAATAAGGCCCGCATGATTACAAGCACAAAGAACACTAGTCAAGGTAATGTGGTTTGGAGATAGACCCTCATCAAGCATCTTAGAGAATAAATCCAAGGCCTTCTTCCCATGCCCATGTTGGGCGAGTCCTCCAATCATAGCAGACCATGAGACAATCCCCCTCTCTGGTATCTCAGAGAAAGCTAAGGTGGCATCTTCAACACTACCACACTTTGCATACATGTTAACGAGTGCATTCCCAGCAAACACATCATACATAAACCCCATCTTTAGCACATGTACATG comes from the Musa acuminata AAA Group cultivar baxijiao chromosome BXJ2-8, Cavendish_Baxijiao_AAA, whole genome shotgun sequence genome and includes:
- the LOC135618801 gene encoding exocyst complex component SEC15B-like, producing MRRKVAPDSSAMAAVGGGEGATEVEQAQLSTAIRNGEDLGPFVRRAFASGRPEALLSSLHHFARSKEVEIEDVCKAHYQDFMGAVDDLRSLLSDVDSLKSALADSNAAVQSTVGPLLAALDAYLEARSVADNLTAAIRAARLCSRLFALLARANEHLAADRLYLALRAIAAAERDLLQAAPHPTIRRMLVSLIPAVHAHVERKIFEEFSDWMVQIRVASRHLGQIAIDRASAARQRQAEEQGIRSGSTITTSIFRDHPYSLRLEEEEDDWSGDDSDDLAAALSDGEASILDLIPLYRAHHIHTTLGLEERFRRYYFENRKLQLTSDFQVSSLTPFLESHQIFFAQIVGFFIVEDRILCTGGGLIAPPDVDALWEIAITKMVSVLEDQFSRMQTANHFLLIKDYVSLLGVTLHRYCYSVDPLLDVLSKHRDKYHDLLLSDCRRQVSETLAADKFEQMLMKTEFEYSKNVLSFQIQTSEITPAFPYVASFSSSVPDLCVICRSFIKDSISFMSHGGQLDIYPIVKKYLERLLGEVVDGSILHHIESRSLGVSQAMQVAANMVILEQACNFLFRHAAQLSGIPLRIAEKVRREFPLKKSRIATEELLLGLLRKKINDFMMLTDSISWMADSPPPSGNEYSNEVIIYLETLVSTALQILPIQVLRRILQGVLTYISNTIMGLFLSDTVKRFNLNAVMGIDVDLKRFESFADDQSRLFTDSDDFVANELKLALLEARQLVNLLMCNNPENFLNPVITERSYNKLNYKKVITVTEKFRESSDRLFGTFGTRGARQNPKQKSLDALIKRLKDAS